Proteins from a genomic interval of Diaphorobacter sp. HDW4A:
- a CDS encoding ATP-binding protein, producing the protein MPFPATFDGPRDTLHATPPMLRYLAQGGEVGRSLLAQDWHGNPLGPPTNWPTQLHDTLRITLHSEFPHIVYWGETLCTFWNDAARHFFEGQHPQDLGKPLAEVQPDVMPTLHPLLAQVFESGRAVLQSDIELLYRRADYTEEIHEVFSYSPLFDAEGLVRGIIAPVFDATTRVLGARRMAMLADLTGSTRGARKLSQYYAALEACLARHARDLPLCALYVPDGETHPPRWLQQVSCGAGRNGLLPLSLPPDSSTPQSITAAHALTVAMRGAPRLQLLGASQVLLSTGSTPHFRQVAVVPIPEPNAGRPPCWLVVALNPHKRLDADYENFLTLVATQISQGLADTSSLERAAERALAEISQRARLTTLGELATSIAHEINQPLTAMVLDANACARWLAMQPANLGEATAAARRIAASGDYAGQVLARIRGFLQRTPSAHEQVDLAQVAWDSLRLVAAQARRFRIELRVRIAPALPRTYADRTQLQQVQINLLVNAVDALKALPDERARRIHLSIDTSRSARDGEPCLRVAVADTGPGIAPERRERMFDAFQSTKPEGLGFGLAIARSIIEAHGGRIHVGESDSGGALFWFELPAEVVR; encoded by the coding sequence ATGCCATTTCCCGCCACGTTCGACGGGCCTCGGGACACCCTTCACGCCACCCCGCCCATGCTGCGCTACCTCGCCCAAGGTGGCGAAGTCGGCCGCAGCCTGCTTGCGCAGGACTGGCATGGCAACCCGCTCGGCCCCCCGACCAACTGGCCGACACAGCTGCACGACACGCTGCGCATCACGTTGCATTCGGAATTTCCGCATATCGTGTATTGGGGCGAGACCTTGTGCACATTCTGGAATGATGCGGCGCGCCATTTCTTCGAAGGACAGCATCCGCAGGATCTGGGCAAGCCGCTGGCCGAGGTGCAGCCCGATGTGATGCCCACGCTGCATCCATTGCTCGCGCAGGTGTTTGAGAGCGGCCGGGCGGTGCTGCAAAGTGACATCGAGCTGCTGTACCGGCGCGCCGACTACACCGAAGAAATCCACGAGGTTTTCTCGTACAGCCCGTTGTTTGACGCTGAGGGGCTGGTGCGCGGCATCATCGCACCGGTCTTCGATGCGACGACGCGCGTGCTAGGCGCGCGGCGCATGGCGATGCTGGCCGATCTGACCGGGAGCACGCGCGGCGCCCGCAAGCTCTCGCAATACTACGCGGCACTTGAGGCTTGCCTTGCGCGCCATGCGCGCGATCTGCCGCTGTGCGCACTGTATGTGCCCGATGGCGAAACTCACCCGCCTCGATGGCTCCAGCAAGTGAGCTGCGGTGCGGGCCGTAACGGCCTTCTTCCTCTATCACTGCCACCGGACTCGAGCACCCCACAATCCATCACCGCCGCGCATGCGTTGACTGTGGCGATGCGCGGTGCGCCGCGCCTGCAATTGCTGGGCGCCTCGCAGGTGCTGCTGTCGACAGGGTCAACACCGCACTTTCGACAGGTGGCTGTAGTGCCGATTCCGGAGCCCAATGCGGGGCGTCCGCCCTGCTGGCTGGTGGTGGCACTCAATCCGCACAAGCGGCTTGATGCCGACTACGAAAATTTCCTCACGCTGGTCGCCACGCAGATCAGCCAGGGGCTGGCCGACACCTCGTCGCTGGAGCGCGCTGCTGAGCGCGCGCTCGCCGAGATCAGCCAGCGCGCGCGACTGACCACGCTGGGCGAACTGGCTACGTCGATTGCGCATGAGATCAACCAGCCACTCACCGCCATGGTGCTGGATGCCAACGCATGCGCACGCTGGCTCGCCATGCAGCCTGCCAATCTGGGCGAGGCAACGGCGGCCGCGCGCCGCATTGCCGCAAGTGGCGACTACGCAGGCCAAGTACTGGCGCGCATTCGGGGGTTTCTGCAGCGCACCCCGAGCGCGCACGAGCAGGTCGATCTGGCACAGGTGGCGTGGGACAGCCTGCGTCTGGTGGCGGCGCAGGCGCGGCGCTTTCGCATCGAGTTGCGCGTGCGGATTGCACCCGCGCTGCCACGCACCTACGCGGATCGCACGCAGCTGCAACAGGTGCAGATCAACCTGCTGGTCAACGCGGTCGATGCACTCAAGGCGTTGCCCGATGAACGAGCACGCCGCATTCACCTCAGCATCGACACGTCCCGCTCAGCGCGCGATGGCGAGCCATGCCTGCGCGTAGCGGTGGCAGACACCGGCCCCGGCATTGCCCCCGAGCGGCGCGAGCGCATGTTCGACGCATTCCAGAGCACCAAGCCCGAGGGTCTGGGATTTGGCCTTGCGATTGCGCGCTCCATCATCGAGGCGCACGGAGGGCGCATTCATGTTGGCGAATCCGACTCGGGCGGCGCGCTATTCTGGTTTGAATTGCCTGCCGAGGTGGTGCGATGA
- a CDS encoding IPTL-CTERM sorting domain-containing protein, with translation MTQYTSMAALVIAALLPSFGAAQSMGPNLIVNNGFENNPPTICGNNYSGTGNPRSVAPWIVGAGNEPNVVTVDGGNACTGYIGGPVMDAEDGHAANAQQHYLDIVGQNTVSQTFTVPTCGATDTVARNVDFYGFFSVRDYSWMTGSGYIRILDQSVLDINGNPTELKRVDVSIGSTDANGSQVDPRYQTWKKFSDSTAVVPGHQITYEVLITDYLNFDNAFMAFTDSPCASTTLALAKQWNGATNGHTATLTATRDNGATQVDTFISTATGVPGQVNQDATPFTVFAADEIRISETLTSLGSATYSQALSCTGDTTVTSLGTGQYSVKIGSVSVNTAPIVCTMVNTNTTQSTLTLVKQWNGAQEGDIATLTAAPQGSAAPIALTSTATSLANDAGGQSQSGTATVVTPGAVYTLTESITGAAVYDKALTCIGAQVGGGGVVTVDSAIGTQAVCTMSNTLAALTIVKQQDAVADINGSTIIGDAGDVINYSFTVTNTGKATLHAVGISDALPGVTGMTIIWPDPAAPGVLKAGEVATATASFSITTQDVTNTKVDNSAMASGTSPGNQAVSATSNTVSTPTLAPHPLLSIIKTATVANTNQSLLTGDAGDVISYQIVVTNIGDVPLAGVKIDDPLAGLSALVVTWPDNNQPGVLAKGASASATASYTIAASDTVSGQVSNTATASANPVAGVSAANVSSTAVTPVLKPPVTVNAAAVPTLGEWALISLSSLLAMAAAMGLRRRRMR, from the coding sequence ATGACTCAATACACATCCATGGCAGCGCTGGTCATTGCCGCGTTGCTTCCATCCTTTGGTGCCGCGCAGTCCATGGGCCCCAACCTCATCGTGAACAACGGGTTCGAAAACAACCCGCCCACTATCTGCGGCAACAACTACAGTGGAACCGGTAATCCACGATCCGTAGCCCCCTGGATCGTCGGGGCAGGCAATGAGCCGAACGTCGTGACCGTCGATGGCGGCAATGCCTGTACCGGCTACATCGGTGGTCCTGTGATGGATGCCGAAGACGGCCATGCGGCAAACGCGCAACAGCACTATCTGGATATCGTGGGTCAAAACACCGTTTCGCAAACCTTTACCGTGCCCACATGCGGCGCCACGGATACGGTGGCGCGCAACGTGGATTTCTACGGTTTTTTCTCGGTGCGGGATTACTCCTGGATGACCGGAAGCGGGTACATCCGCATCCTCGATCAATCGGTGTTGGATATCAATGGAAATCCCACTGAATTGAAAAGAGTCGATGTCAGTATTGGCTCTACGGATGCGAATGGCAGCCAAGTGGATCCTAGATACCAGACATGGAAAAAGTTCTCTGATTCGACGGCTGTCGTGCCCGGTCACCAGATCACCTATGAAGTCCTGATCACGGACTACCTGAATTTCGACAACGCCTTCATGGCATTCACTGATTCCCCTTGTGCGTCTACCACGCTCGCACTGGCCAAGCAGTGGAATGGCGCAACCAATGGCCACACTGCGACACTGACCGCTACGCGCGACAACGGTGCGACGCAGGTCGACACGTTCATATCGACAGCTACCGGAGTGCCGGGGCAGGTGAACCAGGATGCCACGCCCTTCACCGTCTTCGCCGCCGATGAGATCCGCATCAGCGAGACGCTCACCAGTCTGGGCAGCGCGACCTACAGCCAAGCCCTCAGCTGCACTGGAGACACGACGGTGACCTCACTGGGCACCGGGCAGTACAGCGTCAAGATTGGCAGCGTGAGTGTGAACACGGCCCCCATCGTCTGCACCATGGTGAACACCAACACGACCCAGTCCACGCTCACGCTGGTGAAGCAGTGGAACGGCGCGCAGGAGGGTGACATCGCCACGCTGACCGCTGCGCCGCAGGGCAGCGCAGCCCCCATCGCACTGACCTCCACGGCCACTTCGCTCGCCAACGATGCTGGCGGGCAAAGCCAGTCCGGCACAGCGACCGTGGTCACGCCGGGCGCGGTCTACACGCTGACCGAGTCCATCACTGGCGCGGCCGTCTACGATAAGGCGCTGACATGCATCGGAGCGCAAGTCGGCGGAGGAGGCGTCGTGACCGTCGATTCCGCCATCGGCACACAAGCCGTCTGCACGATGAGCAATACGCTGGCCGCGCTCACCATCGTCAAGCAGCAGGATGCGGTGGCCGACATCAATGGCTCCACCATCATCGGCGATGCGGGCGATGTCATCAACTATTCATTCACCGTCACCAACACGGGCAAGGCGACGCTGCATGCCGTAGGCATCAGCGACGCACTGCCCGGCGTGACCGGCATGACCATCATATGGCCCGATCCGGCAGCGCCCGGCGTGCTGAAAGCTGGAGAGGTTGCCACCGCGACCGCCAGCTTCAGCATCACCACGCAGGACGTCACCAACACCAAGGTGGACAACTCCGCCATGGCCAGTGGCACGTCGCCCGGAAATCAGGCCGTGAGCGCGACATCCAATACGGTGAGTACGCCCACGTTGGCACCACACCCCTTGCTCTCTATCATCAAGACCGCGACGGTGGCCAACACCAACCAATCGCTCCTGACGGGCGACGCGGGCGATGTGATCAGCTACCAGATCGTCGTCACCAATATCGGCGACGTGCCGCTGGCGGGTGTGAAGATCGATGATCCCCTGGCGGGGCTGTCTGCGCTCGTCGTGACATGGCCCGACAACAACCAACCTGGCGTGCTGGCCAAGGGTGCAAGCGCGAGCGCCACGGCCAGCTACACCATCGCTGCTTCCGATACGGTTTCCGGCCAGGTCAGTAACACTGCAACAGCCAGCGCCAATCCGGTGGCCGGTGTGAGTGCGGCCAACGTGTCGTCAACCGCAGTGACGCCGGTGCTGAAGCCGCCGGTG